A genomic stretch from Bosea sp. F3-2 includes:
- a CDS encoding sarcosine oxidase subunit alpha → MTRYRLSGRGRVDHRKPVRFTFDGKSYQGLAGDTLASALLANGVHLMGRSFKYHRPRGVVSAGSDEPNALMGTSRGPGRFEPNTRATIQELRDGLEATSQNRWPSLSFDMGAINDRLGSLFSAGFYYKTFMWPRAFWDRVYEPIIRNAAGLGVSPTEPDADRYASRFAHTDVLVIGAGPAGLAAALAAGRSGASVLVVDETAEPGGSLLSEPSVTIDGKPAWDWLTAALAELAALPNVTVMTRTTAIGYYHQNLIGLAQRLTDHLATPPKDAPRERMWKVRAGQVVLAQGALEKPLVFDGNDRPGVMLAGAAQTYIHRYGVKVGDRPAIVTTHDSAWFAAFDLAEAGAKPAVIVDIRASVAPALTDRARALGIESLLGHSVTGTSGRLRVKSLRVNRLEKGRAGTAREIACDAVLMCGGWTPCLHLFSHTKGSLAWDDKLQAYLPGKKTEAVHIAGAGRGLWGIAAVLNDGATAGTAAARAAGRDATAQSYAVTADRTGSGVTLTELASDRNPATAKAFIDFQNDVTAKDIRLAVREGMRSIEHVKRYTTNGMATDQGKMSNINGLMIAADALGKEPPQVGLTTFRPPYTPTTFGTFAGYHQDATFEVTRKTPIDPWAEANGAAFEPVALWRRAWYFPKAGEDMHAAVARECRAARASVGIFDASTLGKIEVVGPDAVTFMERMYTNPWAKLGVGRCRYGLLLGEDGFIRDDGVIGRLAADRFHVTTTTGGAARVLNMMEDYLQTEWPELKVWLTSTTEQWAVIALQGPNARKLLEPFVEGLDISEAAFPHMSVATCTVAGFPARLFRVSFTGELGFEVNVPARHGRALWETLMAAGRPYDIIPYGTETMHVLRAEKGYIIIGQDTDGTLTPDDAGLTWAIGKAKPDFVGKRSLSRPDMVAKGRKQLVGLLTDDPKIVLQEGAQIVADPNEPKPMTMLGHVTSSYWSEALGRSIAMAVIADGRARDGERLHIPMPDRTIPARVVKSTVFYDPEGTRLSA, encoded by the coding sequence ATGACCCGCTACCGCCTTTCCGGCCGCGGCCGCGTCGATCACCGCAAGCCCGTCCGCTTCACCTTCGACGGCAAGAGCTATCAGGGGCTGGCCGGCGATACCCTCGCCTCGGCGCTGCTCGCCAACGGCGTCCACTTGATGGGCCGGTCCTTCAAGTACCACCGGCCCCGCGGCGTGGTCTCCGCCGGCTCCGACGAGCCGAACGCGCTGATGGGCACAAGCCGCGGCCCCGGCCGGTTCGAGCCGAACACCCGCGCGACGATCCAGGAACTCCGCGACGGCCTGGAAGCGACCAGCCAGAACCGCTGGCCCAGCCTCTCCTTTGACATGGGCGCAATCAACGACCGCCTGGGCTCGCTCTTCTCCGCCGGCTTCTACTACAAGACGTTCATGTGGCCCCGCGCCTTCTGGGACCGTGTCTACGAGCCGATCATCCGCAACGCCGCGGGCCTCGGCGTCTCCCCCACCGAGCCCGACGCCGATCGCTACGCCAGCCGCTTCGCCCACACCGACGTGCTCGTGATCGGCGCAGGCCCCGCCGGCCTTGCCGCGGCGCTCGCCGCCGGCCGTTCCGGCGCCTCCGTCTTGGTCGTCGACGAGACCGCCGAACCCGGCGGCAGCCTCCTCTCCGAGCCCTCGGTGACGATCGACGGCAAGCCGGCCTGGGACTGGCTGACTGCGGCCCTCGCCGAACTGGCCGCGCTCCCGAACGTCACCGTCATGACCCGGACGACGGCGATCGGCTACTACCACCAGAACCTGATCGGCCTGGCGCAGCGCCTGACCGACCACCTCGCCACCCCGCCCAAAGACGCACCGCGCGAGCGGATGTGGAAGGTCCGAGCGGGCCAGGTCGTCCTCGCCCAGGGCGCGCTTGAGAAGCCGCTGGTCTTCGACGGCAACGACCGCCCGGGCGTGATGCTGGCCGGCGCCGCCCAGACCTATATTCACCGCTACGGCGTCAAGGTCGGCGATCGCCCGGCCATCGTCACCACCCACGACTCGGCCTGGTTCGCTGCCTTCGACCTGGCGGAGGCCGGCGCCAAGCCCGCCGTCATCGTCGATATCCGCGCCAGCGTCGCCCCCGCCCTCACCGACCGCGCCCGCGCGCTGGGCATCGAGTCCCTGCTCGGCCACAGCGTCACCGGCACCTCTGGCCGCCTGCGAGTGAAGTCGCTGCGCGTCAACCGGCTGGAGAAAGGCCGGGCGGGTACCGCCCGCGAGATCGCCTGCGACGCCGTGCTCATGTGCGGCGGCTGGACCCCCTGCCTGCACCTCTTCAGCCACACCAAGGGCAGCTTGGCCTGGGACGACAAGCTCCAGGCGTACCTGCCCGGCAAGAAGACCGAAGCCGTCCACATCGCGGGCGCTGGCCGCGGCCTCTGGGGCATCGCCGCCGTCCTCAACGACGGCGCCACTGCAGGCACTGCCGCCGCCCGCGCCGCCGGCCGGGACGCGACGGCGCAGAGCTACGCCGTCACCGCCGACCGCACCGGCTCGGGCGTCACGCTCACGGAGCTGGCGAGCGACCGCAACCCGGCGACCGCCAAGGCCTTCATCGATTTCCAGAACGACGTCACCGCCAAGGACATCCGGCTCGCGGTCCGCGAGGGCATGCGCTCGATCGAGCACGTCAAGCGCTACACCACCAACGGCATGGCGACCGACCAGGGCAAGATGTCGAACATCAACGGCCTGATGATCGCCGCCGACGCCCTTGGCAAGGAGCCGCCGCAGGTCGGCCTCACCACCTTCCGGCCGCCCTACACGCCGACCACTTTCGGCACCTTCGCCGGCTACCACCAGGACGCGACCTTCGAGGTCACGCGCAAGACGCCGATCGACCCCTGGGCCGAGGCCAACGGCGCCGCCTTCGAGCCGGTCGCGCTCTGGCGCCGCGCCTGGTACTTTCCGAAGGCGGGCGAGGACATGCACGCCGCCGTCGCCCGCGAGTGCCGCGCGGCCCGCGCCTCCGTCGGCATCTTCGACGCCTCGACGCTCGGCAAGATCGAGGTCGTCGGGCCGGACGCCGTCACCTTCATGGAGCGGATGTATACGAACCCCTGGGCGAAGCTCGGGGTCGGGCGCTGCCGCTACGGCCTGCTGCTTGGCGAGGACGGTTTTATCCGCGACGACGGCGTCATCGGCCGCCTCGCCGCTGACCGCTTCCATGTCACCACGACCACCGGTGGCGCCGCCCGCGTGCTCAACATGATGGAGGACTACCTCCAGACCGAATGGCCCGAGCTCAAGGTCTGGCTCACCTCGACCACCGAACAATGGGCCGTCATCGCCCTGCAGGGTCCGAACGCGCGCAAGCTCCTCGAGCCCTTCGTCGAGGGGCTCGACATCTCCGAGGCCGCCTTCCCGCACATGTCGGTCGCGACCTGCACCGTCGCCGGCTTCCCGGCCCGGCTGTTCCGCGTGTCCTTCACCGGCGAGCTCGGCTTCGAGGTCAACGTTCCCGCCCGCCACGGCCGCGCCCTCTGGGAGACGCTCATGGCGGCCGGCCGGCCATACGACATCATCCCCTACGGCACCGAGACCATGCATGTTCTGCGCGCCGAAAAGGGCTACATCATCATCGGCCAGGACACCGACGGCACCCTCACTCCGGATGATGCCGGCCTTACCTGGGCGATCGGCAAGGCCAAGCCCGACTTCGTCGGCAAGCGCTCGCTCTCGCGCCCCGACATGGTGGCGAAGGGCCGCAAGCAGCTCGTCGGCCTCCTGACCGACGACCCGAAGATCGTGCTGCAGGAAGGCGCCCAGATCGTCGCCGATCCGAATGAGCCGAAGCCGATGACCATGCTCGGCCACGTGACGTCCTCCTATTGGAGCGAGGCGCTCGGCCGCTCGATCGCCATGGCGGTCATCGCGGACGGCCGCGCCCGCGACGGCGAGAGGCTGCACATCCCGATGCCGGACCGGACGATTCCCGCCCGCGTGGTCAAGAGCACCGTCTTCTACGATCCCGAAGGCACCCGCCTCAGCGCCTGA
- a CDS encoding sarcosine oxidase subunit beta family protein, with the protein MTHFSFAQVIRGALSGQKNWTPQWPDAQPKAAYDVIIVGAGGHGLGAAYYLAKEHGITNVAVIDKGWLGGGNTGRNTTIIRSNYLYDESARLYDHALDLWENLSQDLNYNVMYSKRGVMMLAHNIHDVQSFQRHVHSNRLNGVDNQWLTAKEAQRFCPPLDISPSARYPVVGAALQRRAGTARHDAVAWGYARGAAARGVDIIQNCPVTAIRRGPDGRVIGVETPKGFIAAKKVAVSAAGHTSVVMETAGVRLPLESYPLQALVSEPVKPIFPCVVMSNSVHAYISQSDKGELVIGSGTDQYVSYSQRGGLPLIEHTLASICEIFPIFRRMRMLRKWGGIVDVTPDRSPIIGLTPVPGLYVNCGWGTGGFKATPGSAHVFAHTIARNQPHPINAPFTLERFTTGQLIDEAAAAAVAH; encoded by the coding sequence ATGACGCACTTCTCTTTCGCCCAGGTCATCAGGGGCGCGCTGAGCGGCCAGAAGAACTGGACGCCCCAGTGGCCGGACGCACAGCCCAAGGCCGCCTATGACGTGATCATCGTCGGCGCCGGCGGGCACGGCCTCGGCGCGGCCTATTACCTGGCGAAGGAGCACGGGATCACCAATGTCGCGGTGATCGACAAGGGCTGGCTCGGCGGCGGCAATACCGGCCGCAACACCACGATCATCCGCTCGAACTATCTCTATGACGAGAGCGCGCGGCTTTACGATCACGCGCTCGATCTCTGGGAGAATCTCTCCCAGGATCTGAACTACAACGTCATGTACTCCAAGCGCGGCGTGATGATGCTGGCGCACAACATCCACGATGTTCAATCCTTCCAGCGCCACGTCCATTCGAACCGCCTGAACGGCGTCGACAATCAATGGCTGACGGCGAAGGAGGCGCAGCGCTTCTGCCCGCCGCTCGATATTTCGCCCTCGGCGCGCTACCCGGTCGTCGGCGCGGCCCTGCAGCGCCGCGCCGGCACCGCCCGGCACGACGCCGTCGCCTGGGGCTACGCCCGCGGCGCGGCGGCGCGCGGCGTCGACATCATCCAGAACTGCCCGGTGACCGCGATCCGCCGCGGCCCGGACGGGCGGGTCATCGGGGTCGAGACGCCGAAGGGCTTCATCGCTGCGAAGAAGGTCGCGGTCTCCGCCGCCGGCCACACCTCGGTCGTGATGGAGACGGCCGGCGTGCGCCTCCCGCTCGAATCCTACCCGCTGCAGGCGCTCGTCTCCGAGCCGGTGAAGCCGATCTTCCCTTGCGTCGTCATGTCGAATTCGGTGCACGCCTATATCAGCCAGTCCGACAAGGGCGAGCTCGTCATCGGCTCCGGCACCGACCAGTATGTCAGCTATTCCCAGCGCGGCGGCCTGCCGCTGATCGAACACACGCTGGCGTCGATCTGCGAGATCTTCCCGATCTTCCGGCGCATGCGGATGCTGCGCAAATGGGGCGGCATCGTCGACGTGACGCCGGACCGCTCGCCGATCATCGGGCTGACGCCGGTGCCGGGCCTCTACGTCAATTGCGGCTGGGGCACCGGCGGGTTCAAGGCGACGCCGGGCTCCGCGCATGTCTTCGCCCATACGATCGCCCGCAATCAGCCGCACCCGATCAACGCGCCGTTCACGCTCGAACGTTTCACCACCGGCCAGCTGATCGACGAGGCGGCCGCTGCCGCCGTCGCGCACTGA
- a CDS encoding ABC transporter permease → MSVLKRFGWRGLIAPALLLYAVVFFLPLGVLIGDSVRPSSSPALSLQNYDAFFTDGISLSIFLRTVRLALFVTLACLALGYPLALFMRRAGPGMRLVALTIVVSPLLTSVIVRNVAWLLVLGREGMVNALLREIGLIDAPLPLLYNTLGVVVGVTHVYLAFLVLPIFSSLLAIDPSVEQAAASLGASRFTVFRRVTLPLSMTGVIAGSTLVFVLTMGVYLTPVIMGGSFVTTLPMVMTDLVRTQFDFSRAAAFAVVLLAFICAVLVISGRAEKRIDAMRGETS, encoded by the coding sequence ATGTCCGTTCTGAAGCGCTTCGGCTGGAGGGGGCTCATAGCCCCTGCATTGCTGCTCTACGCCGTCGTCTTCTTTCTGCCGCTCGGCGTGCTGATCGGGGACAGTGTGCGTCCCTCCAGCTCGCCGGCATTGTCGCTCCAGAACTACGATGCCTTTTTCACCGATGGGATCAGCCTGTCGATCTTCCTGCGCACCGTGCGCCTCGCATTGTTCGTGACCCTGGCCTGCCTCGCCTTGGGCTACCCGCTGGCGCTGTTCATGCGCCGGGCCGGCCCGGGAATGCGGCTCGTTGCGCTGACCATAGTGGTCTCACCGCTCCTGACCTCCGTGATCGTGCGCAATGTCGCCTGGCTGCTGGTGCTTGGCCGCGAGGGGATGGTGAATGCGCTGCTGCGCGAGATCGGCCTGATCGATGCGCCGCTGCCGCTGCTCTACAATACGCTGGGCGTGGTCGTCGGCGTCACCCATGTCTACCTCGCCTTCCTAGTGCTGCCGATATTCTCCTCCCTGCTCGCCATCGACCCTTCAGTCGAGCAAGCGGCCGCGAGCCTCGGCGCCTCGCGCTTCACCGTCTTCCGCCGCGTGACCTTGCCGCTGAGCATGACGGGCGTGATCGCGGGCTCGACGCTGGTCTTCGTGCTCACCATGGGCGTCTATCTCACGCCCGTGATCATGGGCGGCAGCTTCGTCACCACGCTTCCCATGGTGATGACTGACCTCGTGCGGACGCAGTTCGACTTCAGCCGCGCGGCCGCCTTCGCCGTCGTGCTGCTCGCCTTCATCTGCGCCGTCCTGGTGATCTCCGGCCGCGCGGAAAAACGCATCGACGCGATGCGTGGGGAAACATCATGA
- a CDS encoding L-serine ammonia-lyase, with the protein MFLSVFDIFKIGVGPSSSHTMGPMLAAARFLDALREGKERVPGSGAPVRLEASLHGSLAFTGKGHATDRAVILGLLGFRPETLAPDKAERREAALRATGRIDVPGVGPLAFDLDKDIVFDYGPPLPGHANGMVLRSYDAAGNLHFAETYYSIGGGFVLTEHELGNASLKGDDAEVTRPYPFATAAEMLAMGESAGLGIAAMKRANETAGGHSTLDADLDRLWAVMDACIDSGLATEGTLPGGLKVRRRARAIHQALLAERGSNAAQPHTVNDWLSVYAMAVNEENAAGGRVVTAPTNGAAGVVPAVIRYYRDHCIGASHEGIRDFLLTAAAVGGIIKTNASISGAEVGCQGEVGSAAAMAAAGLCAALGGTNAQVENAAEIALEHHLGMTCDPARGLVQVPCIERNGLGAIKAVAAASLALRGDGIHVVPLDACIETMRQTGLDMSVKYKETSTGGLAVNLPGC; encoded by the coding sequence ATGTTCCTGAGCGTCTTCGACATCTTCAAGATCGGCGTCGGCCCTTCGAGTTCGCACACCATGGGCCCGATGCTTGCCGCCGCCCGCTTCCTCGACGCTCTCCGCGAGGGCAAGGAGCGCGTGCCCGGCTCTGGAGCGCCCGTCCGGCTCGAGGCGTCGCTGCACGGCAGCCTCGCCTTCACCGGCAAGGGCCACGCCACCGATCGCGCCGTCATCCTCGGCCTTCTCGGCTTCCGCCCGGAGACCCTCGCCCCCGACAAAGCCGAGCGCCGCGAGGCCGCTCTCAGAGCCACCGGCCGGATCGATGTTCCCGGCGTCGGCCCGCTCGCCTTCGACCTGGACAAGGACATCGTCTTCGACTACGGCCCGCCGCTCCCCGGCCACGCCAACGGCATGGTCCTGCGCAGCTACGACGCCGCGGGCAATCTGCACTTCGCCGAGACCTACTATTCGATCGGCGGCGGCTTCGTCCTGACCGAGCACGAGCTCGGGAATGCGAGTCTGAAGGGAGACGACGCCGAGGTGACCCGCCCCTATCCCTTCGCCACCGCCGCCGAGATGCTGGCCATGGGCGAGAGTGCCGGCCTGGGCATCGCCGCGATGAAGCGCGCGAACGAGACGGCGGGCGGCCATTCCACGCTCGACGCCGATCTCGACCGCCTCTGGGCGGTGATGGACGCCTGCATCGACAGCGGCCTCGCCACCGAGGGTACACTTCCCGGCGGCCTCAAGGTCCGCCGGCGCGCCCGCGCCATCCATCAGGCGCTCCTCGCCGAGCGCGGCAGCAATGCCGCCCAGCCGCACACCGTCAACGACTGGCTGTCGGTCTACGCGATGGCGGTGAACGAGGAGAACGCGGCCGGCGGCCGCGTCGTCACCGCACCGACCAACGGTGCCGCCGGCGTCGTGCCCGCGGTGATCCGCTACTACCGCGACCATTGCATTGGAGCCTCCCATGAAGGCATCCGCGACTTCCTGCTGACCGCCGCTGCCGTGGGCGGGATCATCAAGACCAACGCCTCGATCTCCGGCGCCGAAGTCGGCTGCCAGGGAGAGGTCGGCTCCGCCGCCGCCATGGCCGCCGCCGGCCTCTGCGCCGCGCTCGGCGGAACGAACGCCCAGGTCGAGAACGCCGCCGAGATCGCGCTCGAGCATCATCTCGGCATGACCTGTGATCCGGCACGCGGCCTCGTCCAGGTGCCGTGCATCGAGCGCAACGGGCTCGGTGCCATCAAGGCCGTCGCCGCCGCCTCGCTCGCGCTCCGTGGCGACGGCATCCATGTCGTCCCCCTCGACGCCTGCATCGAGACCATGCGCCAGACCGGCCTCGATATGAGCGTGAAGTACAAGGAAACCTCGACCGGCGGCCTCGCCGTCAACCTCCCGGGGTGCTGA
- a CDS encoding sarcosine oxidase subunit gamma family protein has product MTIMTASFAPATITELPPTTRISLRTADPSAVAAGLGLELPAKVGARAVAGARTALCLGPDEWLIEAPEAEAGLLTGTLTELAARLPLSAVEVSDREITFALAGPAILDLLATGCPRDVAQLTVGAGCRTIFDTVQIVLTREAEDRFHLTVWRSFAPHLRALLDIAARELAAGL; this is encoded by the coding sequence ATGACCATCATGACCGCCTCGTTCGCCCCGGCGACGATCACCGAGCTGCCGCCGACCACCCGGATCTCGCTGCGCACCGCCGATCCCTCCGCCGTCGCCGCCGGCCTCGGCCTCGAACTGCCGGCGAAGGTCGGTGCCCGCGCCGTCGCCGGCGCCCGCACCGCGCTGTGCCTCGGGCCCGACGAATGGCTCATCGAAGCGCCCGAGGCGGAAGCCGGCCTGCTCACCGGGACCCTCACCGAGCTCGCGGCACGGCTGCCGCTCAGCGCCGTCGAGGTCTCCGACCGCGAGATTACCTTCGCGCTCGCCGGCCCCGCCATCCTCGACCTGCTCGCCACGGGCTGCCCGCGCGACGTGGCGCAACTCACGGTCGGCGCCGGCTGCCGCACGATCTTCGACACCGTGCAGATCGTGCTGACCCGCGAGGCCGAGGACCGGTTCCATCTGACGGTCTGGCGCTCTTTCGCGCCCCATCTTCGCGCCCTGCTCGATATCGCCGCGCGCGAACTTGCCGCCGGCCTTTGA
- a CDS encoding sarcosine oxidase subunit delta, protein MLLIRCPYCEQDLPELEFAYAGEAHIARPQDPSQLTDEEWRDFLFIRSNPRGVHFERWRHVNGCARFFNAARETVSDRFLLTYKAGEARPDISALTGGAE, encoded by the coding sequence ATGTTGCTGATCCGTTGCCCCTATTGCGAGCAGGACCTGCCCGAGCTCGAATTCGCCTATGCCGGTGAGGCCCATATCGCCCGGCCGCAGGACCCGTCGCAGCTCACCGACGAGGAATGGCGCGACTTCCTCTTCATCCGCTCGAACCCCCGCGGCGTCCATTTCGAGCGCTGGCGCCACGTCAACGGCTGCGCCCGCTTCTTCAACGCGGCACGCGAGACCGTCTCCGACCGCTTCCTTCTCACCTACAAGGCGGGCGAGGCCCGTCCCGACATCTCCGCTCTGACGGGAGGCGCCGAATGA
- a CDS encoding GlxA family transcriptional regulator has protein sequence MAKLKVGFILARRFTLCAFANFVDVLRLSADEGDRSRPILCAWRVLSPTREAIASSCGVVVQPEERLGDPARFDYLVVVGGLVDEIENLHPDTVSFLKRAAAVGVPLVGVCTGTFILHRAGLMQGYRACVSWFHHADFLERFDGLKPVSDQIFVVDRDRLTCSGGVSSAHLAAFIVERHLGRARAAKSLHIMIIDEAMAAEEPQPGMPLALVASDGLVRKALLLMQQSIDAPLAIGRLVTLLGVSRRKLERHFREALDMTPLEADRLIRIEQAKHLLKTTERSATQIAADTGFCDLPHLIRMFRAAEGMTPDAFRRMPETNALSGSDFRSGRRGHSVERSTLG, from the coding sequence ATGGCCAAGCTGAAGGTCGGATTCATCCTGGCTCGACGGTTTACGCTCTGCGCCTTCGCGAACTTCGTCGATGTCCTGCGTCTATCGGCCGATGAAGGCGACCGGTCGCGGCCTATTCTCTGTGCCTGGCGCGTCCTGTCGCCGACGAGGGAGGCGATCGCCTCAAGCTGCGGCGTCGTGGTCCAGCCGGAGGAGCGCCTCGGCGACCCGGCGCGGTTCGACTATCTCGTGGTGGTCGGCGGCCTGGTCGATGAGATCGAGAACCTGCATCCCGACACGGTGAGCTTCCTCAAGCGCGCGGCAGCGGTCGGGGTGCCGCTGGTCGGGGTCTGCACCGGCACCTTCATCCTGCACCGGGCGGGCTTGATGCAGGGCTATCGCGCCTGCGTCAGCTGGTTCCACCACGCCGACTTCCTCGAGCGGTTCGACGGGCTGAAGCCGGTCTCGGACCAGATCTTCGTCGTCGATCGCGACCGGTTGACCTGCTCGGGCGGCGTGTCCTCGGCGCATCTCGCCGCCTTCATCGTCGAGCGCCATCTCGGACGGGCCCGCGCGGCAAAGAGCCTGCACATCATGATCATCGACGAGGCGATGGCGGCCGAAGAGCCGCAGCCGGGCATGCCGCTCGCGCTCGTCGCCAGTGACGGGCTGGTGCGCAAGGCCCTGCTCCTGATGCAGCAATCGATCGACGCCCCGCTTGCGATCGGGCGCCTGGTGACGCTGCTCGGGGTGAGTCGGCGCAAGCTCGAACGGCATTTCCGCGAGGCTCTGGACATGACGCCACTCGAAGCCGACCGGCTGATCCGCATCGAGCAGGCCAAGCACCTGCTGAAGACGACAGAGCGGTCCGCAACCCAGATCGCAGCCGATACCGGCTTCTGCGACCTGCCTCATCTCATCCGTATGTTCCGAGCTGCCGAGGGAATGACCCCGGACGCTTTCCGAAGAATGCCGGAAACCAATGCGCTAAGCGGATCCGACTTTCGCTCTGGTCGCCGCGGTCATTCTGTTGAGAGGAGCACACTGGGATAG
- a CDS encoding ABC transporter permease, producing the protein MMQENRIGLFVGAVAWATMAFLILPQLILLIQSFTIEDYLSFPPKAFGFRWYAYIFHDETWLKALGTSLLIAALATPLAVVIGTAAAIGLDRGPSCMRKIVRTALISPMILPHVVLGMAIYRVFLPIRFDDTVTGFLVAHLVLCVPYVVVTVGASLQAMDRSLEQAAMSLGASLPTALWRVVLPLARPGIIAGAVFAFITSFDEFIVTYFLASRQTTAPIQIFSSLSYQLEPSIAAVSGLTLVITVALSGLLVLRGSLVGSARMA; encoded by the coding sequence ATGATGCAAGAGAACCGCATCGGGCTTTTCGTGGGCGCGGTCGCGTGGGCCACGATGGCCTTCCTGATCCTGCCGCAGCTCATCCTGCTAATCCAATCCTTCACCATCGAGGATTATCTCTCCTTCCCGCCGAAGGCTTTCGGTTTCCGGTGGTATGCCTACATCTTTCACGATGAGACTTGGCTCAAAGCGCTGGGCACCAGCCTCCTCATCGCCGCGCTGGCAACCCCGCTCGCCGTCGTCATCGGCACGGCTGCAGCCATAGGTCTCGATCGCGGCCCGTCGTGCATGCGCAAGATCGTGCGCACGGCCCTGATCTCGCCGATGATCCTGCCACATGTCGTGCTGGGTATGGCGATCTACCGGGTGTTCCTGCCAATCCGCTTCGACGACACGGTGACAGGCTTCCTCGTCGCGCATCTGGTCTTGTGCGTGCCCTATGTCGTGGTCACCGTCGGGGCGAGCCTCCAGGCCATGGACCGGTCGCTCGAACAGGCAGCGATGAGCCTCGGCGCATCGCTGCCGACGGCACTCTGGCGGGTGGTGCTGCCGCTCGCGCGGCCAGGCATCATAGCCGGCGCCGTGTTCGCCTTCATCACCTCGTTCGACGAGTTCATCGTCACCTATTTCCTTGCCAGCCGGCAGACGACAGCACCGATCCAGATCTTCTCCAGCCTGTCATACCAGTTGGAGCCGTCCATCGCCGCAGTATCAGGTCTCACTCTAGTGATCACGGTGGCGCTCTCGGGCCTGCTGGTCCTGCGCGGCAGCTTGGTGGGGTCAGCTAGGATGGCATGA
- the glyA gene encoding serine hydroxymethyltransferase — protein sequence MLATAAPRLADEAVAAAIGRELGRQQNQIELIASENIVSRDVLIAQGSVLTNKYAEGYPGKRYYGGCEYVDEVETVALERVKQLFGAAYANVQPHSGAQANQAVFLALLQPGDRIMGLSLAHGGHLTHGSPVTMSGKWFDVVDYQVRESDQLIDMDAVRARALETRPKLIVAGASAYPRQIDFAGFRAIADEVGAWLMVDMAHYAGLIAAGLYPNPVPHAHVTTSTTHKTLRGPRGGLILTNDPELAKKLNSAVFPGNQGGPLMHVIAAKAVAFGEALQPSFRDYAYRVIANARALAVALKAGGLDIVSGGTDCHMVLVDLRPKGVKGRDAERALERAGLTCNKNAIPFDPEKPFVTSGVRLGTSAGTTRGFGEAEFTRIGELTLKVVEALAASGPEGDAAVEAEVLAEVRRLCAAHPIYVD from the coding sequence ATGCTCGCTACCGCCGCCCCTCGCCTCGCCGACGAGGCCGTCGCAGCCGCCATCGGCCGCGAACTCGGCCGCCAGCAGAACCAGATCGAGCTGATCGCCTCGGAGAATATCGTCTCCCGCGACGTACTGATCGCGCAGGGCTCGGTCCTGACCAACAAATACGCCGAGGGCTATCCCGGCAAACGCTACTACGGTGGCTGCGAATATGTCGACGAGGTCGAGACCGTGGCGCTTGAGCGCGTCAAGCAGCTCTTCGGCGCGGCCTACGCCAATGTTCAGCCGCATTCCGGCGCCCAGGCCAACCAGGCCGTCTTCCTCGCGCTGCTCCAGCCGGGCGATCGGATCATGGGCCTATCGCTTGCCCATGGCGGCCATCTGACCCACGGCTCGCCGGTCACCATGTCCGGCAAATGGTTTGACGTGGTCGACTACCAGGTCCGCGAATCCGATCAATTGATCGACATGGACGCAGTCCGCGCCCGCGCGCTCGAAACCCGGCCGAAGCTCATCGTGGCCGGCGCCTCGGCCTATCCGCGCCAGATCGACTTCGCCGGCTTCCGCGCCATTGCCGACGAGGTCGGCGCCTGGCTGATGGTCGACATGGCTCACTATGCCGGCCTGATCGCCGCGGGCCTCTATCCCAATCCGGTGCCGCACGCTCACGTCACGACCTCGACCACCCACAAAACCTTGCGCGGGCCGCGCGGCGGCCTCATCCTGACGAACGATCCGGAGCTGGCTAAGAAACTCAACTCCGCCGTGTTTCCGGGCAATCAGGGCGGCCCGCTGATGCATGTCATCGCCGCCAAGGCCGTAGCGTTTGGCGAGGCGCTGCAGCCGTCCTTCCGCGACTACGCTTACCGCGTCATCGCCAATGCCCGGGCGCTGGCTGTGGCGCTGAAGGCAGGCGGCCTCGACATCGTCTCCGGCGGCACCGACTGCCACATGGTGCTCGTGGACCTGCGCCCGAAGGGGGTGAAGGGGCGCGATGCCGAGCGGGCGCTGGAGCGGGCGGGCCTCACCTGCAACAAGAACGCCATCCCCTTCGACCCGGAGAAGCCGTTCGTCACCTCCGGTGTCCGCCTCGGCACCTCCGCCGGCACCACCCGCGGCTTCGGCGAGGCCGAATTCACCCGCATCGGCGAGTTGACCCTGAAGGTGGTCGAGGCTCTCGCCGCCAGCGGGCCCGAAGGCGATGCGGCCGTCGAGGCCGAGGTGCTGGCCGAGGTCCGCCGCCTCTGTGCCGCTCATCCGATCTACGTTGACTGA